The Pseudodesulfovibrio sp. zrk46 genome contains a region encoding:
- a CDS encoding anthranilate synthase component I family protein, with protein MDKITLTQHGKWLPADVQTTVSLFMGLVGDQPGIMLESAEVDGRLGRYSLMAWDYRLMLHPVDGKLVVEATDERLAPLKELEGMDFLPGIKKAAEILNIEQKTEGGNSRDTIPGLTRGLYGYFGYGVAGMFERKLAECCKPADAEACLVLPGQLVLFDHLRHSCCYLSLDEGAAPTPAPIQWGADLTAPEAGTPTVHPGKEEYMAGVERCKELIAEGECIQVVLSTRFTVPVPDEPFRIYRRLRQANPSPFMFYMKFPDCASMGKTCGTTLLGSSPEMMVRSDAGHLEVRPIAGTRWRGETEKEDMRLEKELLADPKERAEHVMLVDLGRNDLGRISKPGTVTVEKFMNVERFSHVMHLTSYVEGELKDGLDGVDVLQATFPAGTLSGAPKIRAMEIIADLEPQDRGPYGGCIGWMGLDDGVVSLDTGITIRSMWIRDGVCNWQAGAGIVYDSDAEAEWNECHNKARVLLEVITGKGGTDVFADR; from the coding sequence ATGGATAAGATCACTTTGACACAGCATGGCAAATGGTTGCCGGCTGATGTTCAGACTACTGTTTCCCTATTTATGGGATTGGTCGGCGACCAGCCCGGCATCATGCTGGAATCCGCTGAAGTCGACGGCCGCCTGGGCCGCTACAGCCTCATGGCCTGGGACTATCGCCTCATGCTCCACCCCGTGGATGGCAAGCTCGTGGTGGAAGCCACTGACGAGCGTCTCGCTCCACTCAAAGAGCTGGAAGGCATGGACTTTCTTCCCGGCATCAAGAAAGCCGCGGAAATCCTCAACATCGAACAGAAAACCGAAGGCGGCAACAGCAGGGACACCATCCCCGGCCTGACCCGCGGCCTGTACGGCTACTTTGGCTACGGTGTGGCAGGCATGTTCGAGCGCAAGCTCGCCGAATGCTGCAAACCCGCAGACGCCGAAGCGTGTCTGGTCCTGCCCGGCCAGCTGGTACTGTTCGACCACCTGCGCCACTCCTGCTGCTACCTGAGTCTCGATGAAGGCGCAGCACCGACCCCGGCACCGATCCAGTGGGGCGCAGACCTGACCGCTCCGGAAGCGGGCACTCCCACGGTCCACCCCGGCAAGGAAGAATACATGGCTGGCGTGGAACGCTGCAAAGAGCTCATCGCCGAGGGCGAGTGCATTCAGGTGGTGCTCTCCACCCGTTTCACTGTCCCGGTTCCTGACGAGCCATTCCGCATTTACCGCCGTCTCCGTCAGGCCAACCCTTCCCCGTTCATGTTCTACATGAAATTCCCGGACTGCGCGTCCATGGGCAAGACCTGCGGCACCACCCTGCTCGGCTCCTCGCCCGAAATGATGGTCCGCTCCGATGCGGGGCACCTCGAAGTTCGCCCCATCGCCGGCACCCGCTGGAGAGGCGAGACCGAAAAGGAAGACATGCGCCTTGAAAAAGAGCTGTTGGCCGATCCCAAGGAACGCGCCGAGCACGTCATGCTCGTAGACCTTGGCCGCAACGATCTGGGCCGCATCTCCAAACCCGGCACGGTCACGGTGGAGAAATTCATGAACGTCGAACGTTTCTCCCATGTCATGCACCTCACCTCCTACGTGGAAGGCGAGCTCAAGGACGGGCTGGACGGCGTGGACGTTTTGCAGGCCACTTTCCCGGCAGGCACCCTGTCCGGCGCTCCCAAGATTCGGGCCATGGAAATCATCGCCGATCTGGAACCGCAGGATCGCGGTCCCTACGGCGGCTGCATCGGCTGGATGGGACTGGACGACGGCGTGGTCTCCCTCGATACGGGCATCACCATCCGTTCCATGTGGATCCGCGACGGCGTCTGCAATTGGCAGGCGGGCGCGGGTATCGTTTACGATTCCGATGCCGAAGCTGAATGGAACGAGTGCCACAACAAGGCGCGCGTACTGCTTGAAGTGATCACGGGTAAAGGAGGCACTGATGTTTTTGCTGATAGATAA
- a CDS encoding aminodeoxychorismate/anthranilate synthase component II, whose protein sequence is MFLLIDNFDSFTFNLVQAFQQLGADPQVIRNDREEVLELATSGKLERVCLSPGPSNPENAGFCLEFLARLPKEIPVLGVCLGHQTLGHFAGAPVKRAERIMHGKTSMVYHEGKSVFAGVDSPFEVCRYHSLVVPAEEAADKIEVTATTKRGEIMGIMYKDRPWHGVQFHPESILTPDGPKLLQNFLNMKG, encoded by the coding sequence ATGTTTTTGCTGATAGATAATTTCGACTCCTTCACCTTCAATCTGGTGCAGGCTTTCCAGCAACTGGGAGCCGACCCGCAGGTCATCCGCAATGACCGCGAAGAAGTATTGGAGCTGGCAACCTCCGGTAAACTGGAGCGTGTCTGCCTTTCCCCCGGCCCGTCCAACCCGGAAAACGCAGGCTTCTGCCTCGAGTTTCTGGCGCGGCTGCCCAAGGAAATCCCGGTACTGGGCGTTTGCCTCGGACACCAGACCCTTGGTCACTTTGCTGGCGCACCGGTCAAACGTGCCGAGCGCATCATGCACGGCAAGACCTCCATGGTGTACCACGAAGGCAAGTCCGTGTTCGCAGGTGTGGATTCCCCGTTCGAAGTCTGTCGCTACCACTCGCTGGTGGTCCCGGCAGAAGAGGCAGCGGACAAGATCGAAGTGACCGCCACCACCAAGCGCGGCGAGATCATGGGCATCATGTACAAGGACCGCCCCTGGCACGGGGTGCAGTTCCACCCGGAATCCATCCTGACCCCGGACGGCCCCAAGCTTCTCCAGAACTTCCTGAACATGAAAGGATAA
- the trpD gene encoding anthranilate phosphoribosyltransferase, which produces MSISEILELLAQKKPLNDVQADFMFTELMDGNMTEAQTGAFLMALRAKGEDSTDLAAGVRAGVAHAVKIPGFDGNRDEPVIDTCGTGGDGQCSFNNSTAVSLFLADMGYTVAKHGNRALSSSCGSADALEALGIPLEQTPEEAAEGLAKYNFAFLFAPAYHPAFKYVMPVRQQLGIRTLFNFMGPLLNPARPSHQLMGIGDPSKLELMGETLLLTGVDKALIFSGAGGFDELTTWGPNRGYIIHDGVMEKTTVNPSQLGFKPHAPGDVRVDGKDDAVAKLRDILAGKGPEAMMDMVALNLAGCLHLLGKGDMRECADLARHTVNQGLQKGIPYVG; this is translated from the coding sequence ATGAGCATCTCCGAAATTCTTGAATTACTGGCCCAGAAAAAGCCCTTGAATGACGTGCAGGCTGACTTCATGTTCACCGAACTCATGGACGGCAACATGACCGAGGCCCAGACCGGTGCCTTCCTCATGGCCCTTCGCGCCAAAGGTGAGGACTCCACGGATCTGGCCGCAGGCGTCCGCGCCGGCGTGGCCCATGCCGTGAAGATTCCCGGCTTTGACGGCAACCGCGACGAGCCTGTCATCGACACCTGCGGTACCGGCGGCGACGGACAGTGTTCCTTCAACAACTCCACTGCCGTGTCCCTGTTCCTGGCAGACATGGGCTACACCGTTGCCAAGCACGGCAACCGCGCCCTGTCTTCTTCCTGCGGTTCGGCTGATGCGCTGGAAGCCCTCGGCATTCCGCTGGAGCAGACTCCGGAAGAGGCCGCCGAAGGCTTGGCGAAATACAACTTCGCCTTCCTGTTCGCGCCCGCCTACCACCCTGCTTTCAAGTACGTCATGCCCGTACGCCAGCAGCTTGGCATCCGCACCCTGTTCAACTTCATGGGACCGCTGCTGAACCCGGCCCGTCCGTCCCATCAGCTCATGGGCATCGGTGATCCTTCCAAGCTGGAGCTCATGGGCGAGACCCTGCTCCTGACCGGTGTGGACAAGGCCCTCATCTTCTCCGGCGCAGGCGGCTTTGACGAGCTGACCACCTGGGGACCGAACCGGGGCTACATCATCCACGACGGCGTGATGGAAAAGACCACGGTCAATCCATCGCAGCTTGGATTCAAGCCCCATGCTCCGGGAGACGTACGTGTAGACGGCAAGGACGACGCCGTTGCCAAGCTCCGCGACATCCTCGCCGGAAAGGGGCCCGAAGCCATGATGGACATGGTGGCCCTGAATCTGGCAGGGTGCCTGCATCTTCTTGGCAAGGGCGACATGAGGGAATGTGCCGACCTTGCCCGTCACACCGTCAACCAAGGACTACAGAAAGGAATCCCCTATGTTGGATAA
- a CDS encoding indole-3-glycerol-phosphate synthase → MLDKFREAKQLEIDSLRKDFVEGRVPAVYQGERPSFVDAIKAKGPGAVIAEFKPASPSKGILRENLNPLDYEEAYAKNGAAAISVLTEHQYFKGTPDFLFIMNQTGTPLLRKDFIFDPLQVAMTASSPASAVLLIARMCDDVNHLKQLIDIARMPGLAPVVEIFDQADLDMAREAGADIIQVNNRDLDTLEITLDQSRNFIKQKQDGELWICASGVSEREQVVEMGELGFDAVLIGTCLMEADNPGEKLAELTGAK, encoded by the coding sequence ATGTTGGATAAATTCAGGGAAGCCAAGCAGCTGGAGATCGACTCCCTGCGCAAGGACTTCGTGGAGGGCCGCGTGCCCGCCGTATATCAGGGCGAACGCCCCTCTTTCGTGGACGCCATCAAGGCCAAAGGCCCGGGTGCCGTCATTGCCGAGTTCAAACCCGCCAGCCCGAGCAAGGGCATCCTGCGCGAGAATCTGAACCCGCTCGATTACGAAGAGGCGTATGCCAAGAACGGCGCTGCCGCCATTTCCGTCCTCACCGAACACCAGTACTTCAAGGGAACCCCGGACTTCCTGTTCATCATGAACCAGACCGGCACCCCGCTGCTGCGCAAGGACTTCATCTTCGATCCGCTTCAGGTCGCCATGACCGCGTCCAGCCCGGCCTCTGCCGTGCTGCTCATCGCCCGCATGTGCGATGACGTGAACCACCTGAAGCAGCTCATCGACATCGCCCGCATGCCCGGGCTCGCCCCGGTTGTCGAAATCTTCGACCAGGCAGATCTGGACATGGCCCGCGAAGCCGGTGCCGACATCATTCAGGTAAACAACCGCGATCTGGATACGCTGGAAATCACCCTCGACCAGTCCCGCAACTTCATCAAGCAGAAGCAAGACGGCGAGCTCTGGATTTGCGCCAGTGGCGTATCCGAGCGCGAACAGGTCGTCGAGATGGGCGAACTCGGCTTCGACGCCGTGCTCATCGGCACCTGCCTGATGGAAGCTGATAACCCCGGCGAAAAGCTCGCCGAACTGACCGGAGCAAAATAA
- a CDS encoding phosphoribosylanthranilate isomerase, with protein sequence MSRPMVKVCGMTRMEDVKLCTELGVDLLGFIFHPKSPRNVDPDFVASVKTGKITKVGVFVDQPHEEVLEIMDHCGLHAAQLHGKQDIHFCWRIGPDRVIRVFWPDTYPSAAALSRDLDAFAECSGHFLLDAGQAKQGGTGQTINFDILKDLNIQTPWFLAGGIGPHNIEEVLKFNPPGLDINSGVEKEPGIKDETKLRAVFDALAKV encoded by the coding sequence ATGAGCCGCCCGATGGTCAAGGTCTGCGGAATGACCCGCATGGAAGACGTCAAGCTCTGCACTGAGCTTGGCGTGGACCTGCTGGGTTTCATCTTCCACCCCAAGAGCCCGCGCAATGTCGATCCCGACTTCGTGGCCTCGGTCAAGACCGGCAAGATCACCAAGGTCGGCGTTTTCGTCGACCAGCCTCACGAAGAGGTGCTGGAGATCATGGACCATTGCGGGCTGCATGCTGCCCAGCTACACGGCAAACAGGACATCCATTTCTGCTGGAGAATCGGGCCGGACCGGGTCATCCGCGTCTTCTGGCCGGACACCTACCCGTCCGCCGCGGCCCTCTCCCGCGATCTGGATGCCTTTGCCGAATGTAGCGGCCACTTCCTGCTCGACGCAGGTCAGGCCAAACAGGGCGGCACCGGACAGACTATCAACTTCGACATCCTGAAGGATTTGAATATACAGACGCCCTGGTTCCTCGCAGGAGGCATTGGCCCTCACAACATTGAAGAGGTCCTGAAGTTCAACCCTCCCGGGCTGGACATCAACTCCGGCGTTGAAAAGGAACCGGGCATTAAAGACGAAACAAAATTGCGGGCCGTGTTCGATGCGCTCGCAAAGGTGTGA
- the trpB gene encoding tryptophan synthase subunit beta, producing MKKGYFGDFGGQFIPELLMPPLLELEEAMKTILPSEEFQTRFTQMLKENVGRPSTLTYCPRISEQLGLDLWLKREDLNHSGAHKINNTLGQGLLAKMMGKEVLLAETGAGMHGVATTVAAAMLGMKAVIYMGATDVVRQAPNVNRMRLMGAEIIAVESGTKTLKDAINEALRRWLADQENTHYCFGTAAGPYPFPDLVREFQQIISKEARQQFMDRNDGKLPDTVVACVGGGSNAIGMFHHFVPDESVKIVGVEAAGTGEPGCDDSAPLDHGSDGVLHGMKTKLLQTEEGQILPSHSVAPGLDYPGVGPEHAHLQAIGRVDYTTINDAQAINAFKMLSQQEGIIPALESSHAVAYAIEHKEELQGKSVLVCLSGRGDKDLGILDEIL from the coding sequence ATGAAGAAAGGTTATTTTGGTGACTTTGGCGGGCAGTTTATTCCCGAACTGCTCATGCCGCCCCTGCTGGAACTGGAAGAGGCCATGAAGACCATCCTCCCAAGCGAGGAATTCCAGACCCGCTTTACGCAGATGCTCAAGGAAAACGTGGGCCGTCCGTCCACCCTCACATACTGCCCTCGCATATCCGAGCAGCTCGGACTGGACCTGTGGCTCAAGCGAGAGGATCTGAACCACTCTGGCGCACACAAAATCAACAACACCCTTGGTCAGGGGTTGCTGGCCAAGATGATGGGCAAGGAAGTGCTGCTGGCCGAGACCGGCGCAGGCATGCACGGCGTTGCCACCACCGTAGCCGCTGCCATGCTCGGCATGAAAGCCGTCATCTACATGGGCGCCACCGACGTGGTTCGTCAGGCTCCCAACGTCAACCGCATGCGCCTGATGGGGGCCGAGATCATCGCCGTTGAATCCGGCACCAAGACCCTCAAGGACGCCATCAACGAAGCCTTGCGCCGCTGGTTGGCAGATCAGGAAAACACCCACTACTGCTTTGGTACCGCAGCCGGTCCCTACCCATTCCCGGACCTTGTCCGCGAATTCCAGCAGATCATTTCCAAAGAAGCGCGCCAGCAGTTCATGGACCGCAACGACGGCAAGCTGCCTGACACGGTCGTGGCCTGCGTAGGCGGTGGTTCCAACGCCATCGGCATGTTCCATCATTTCGTGCCCGACGAATCCGTCAAGATCGTGGGCGTAGAGGCTGCTGGCACTGGCGAGCCGGGTTGCGATGATTCCGCGCCCCTCGATCACGGCAGCGACGGTGTGCTCCACGGCATGAAGACCAAACTCCTCCAGACCGAGGAAGGTCAGATTCTGCCGTCCCACTCCGTGGCACCCGGCCTCGACTACCCCGGCGTCGGCCCCGAGCATGCCCATCTGCAGGCCATCGGTCGCGTGGACTACACCACCATCAACGACGCCCAGGCCATCAACGCCTTCAAGATGCTCTCCCAGCAGGAAGGCATCATCCCGGCACTTGAGTCCTCCCACGCCGTGGCCTACGCCATCGAGCACAAGGAAGAACTTCAGGGCAAGTCCGTCCTCGTCTGCCTCTCTGGTCGCGGCGACAAGGACCTCGGCATTCTTGACGAAATTCTCTAG